A window of Phaseolus vulgaris cultivar G19833 chromosome 4, P. vulgaris v2.0, whole genome shotgun sequence genomic DNA:
catctcgtcatgtccaggccgcctccgatcatttctcagACCCTGgcacaactcctcatttacacggtggagctcttcattccgctcatgcgaggcgtcgagatctgcctgcatgcgttcctgttccattttcgactccgccatgtcctgctgcagccccctcattatctccaggacctgttgcatggatagttccgCTGGGGCTACGCGTGCTgtgcttcgtctggtgggggccatcgtcactccaacctcctccaacgttactgccACGTCGCAGATCTTCTCGAACTtgcgatgggactgatgttttatatcggccccatggtgggcgccaaatgttccgtccggttgaccgggacgtcttcgtgcgcgacctgaACCGttagctagggactccttcccactggttacctgtggattcctgcaaaaaagaggacaaagaggcgccctagcggccgtttgcactccgacgctcaagtcagccagcaagaaacaacaaaactgttcacctccgtctctgagcaccgcttatggcactctgaaggtggtaaaaagaactgtgtattatGTGTGTCtctttctccctcaggcaaagatcttttcCCAGTCCTTTGTTCGTAACCtcaaagcacgagcaagcaactagagagttctggtcgatttgccaaaagttcgaaccccctttccaacattcccagcgctatttaaactacccaagcatttaaagcgccataaagcgcctttaattacaaatgtaacgcactcaatcagcgcatctaattagaaaacgtagcacatttaagacgttgaaacgcttgggagctgttatagtacctgaatgctcgaaacggaaactgtattgaatgactttaattacctggcccctgactaaagggtgtttctattccgacatggctgtcgtacacgtggagggcctcacgacgccgtgaccccatctgggggcgtctctgcccatctggggacgtttctacgtgtgagtcctcctgcttgggagtgctactgcgctaggggtgactttttgggtgccaactcatgcccccaatcatctagtcacttactttgagagcgtatctgccttcctctcgtaccctgctcccggctaccctgggcgtgaccttcctcttgagtcgtatctgtcccaaaggcgtctctggggcggcaggggtacttcacgagtcaggctgccctacactggtgttgttactatggccttgaagccacctttctctcctctttattactgttccctggttataCAGGGtctgaggcctccccacggcgttgctccctccatggtctttcctacccatgggtatcggggaaccacactgtgatcgccttgctttagtactgtttgagctggcgacgccctggttgggcgacgcctggccttggcgacgcttcctcttggtgatgctggcacttggcgtctctccacctaggcgacgtcttgcgttgactttgactctccagtcgttgactttgaccttgacttagtcaacgcccagatacgggacggtacaattcccttgcggagtaacttagcgcattcCTTTTATCTGGGTagatcgcatactctcaggagaacgccaggtgtggctggtctaggcacactcacaaAGCATTGCTCTCTGGCGTTGACGATtcccccttcacgatgccatgcacgtaacgGGTTGAGGGAGTCGCCAATCACTGACCGGCTCGCTAGCTCCCTCATGCCACCCTCATGTACAATTCTCTGAGATATGTTCATGCGAGGTCTGTGTGTAACGccctcgctgggaacctcagtcccaacttaactgcgtgtaacatgagaccccgatgaccatgcactcgatgactgatcggtgcccTACTGCTTCTTGCGTTCTACCCCCAGGTGCTCATctgggaactgatctgtcggtgaccgcttggttactgaccaccgatcaccgttttGGGTGATCTGTCCCTTGACTTCTCTGCcgactgatctgtcggtggccacttggctactgaccactgATCACCCCTTTGGATGATCTGCTCCCTGACCTCTCTGTCACCCGGTCCACGCGTCACCCTACGAGTGGCCCATGTGATCatcttctgctgacgtcatcaactaccgatgaccgaccgaatcaggtaacatcgccagaaccTTATGGCGTGAAAGTTGAGACAGTGAAGGGGTTGTGCAGCGAGTACCAGATCAGAAGAGTTCCGGGCGATGACAGAAGTAGGGGGGGatttcacttggcagatcaggtaaactgtattttaatactagtttgagtcaaaacctgctgcctagtaagtgattttatgttaaggtttgttgccttaagttcatAAGTTTTATTGAACGTCATCGCCGAAGAAttgatagttgctcaagtttactttgagttaacagtttgccaagtttgttataaggttaaacaACTTGCTCGAGTTAAAAGCGGTGCATGGAGGGTCAAGTTCAAGTATTGTTGAGTTCACGCAGTAGAGCAAGTTTCGCCAAACAAGGTATCACCTCTAACAATCgatgtcctctatgcacttagcgctagagcgatagagaagcaaagtgaagtacaaagaacgatgactgatgagttgtcggtgggtacgctgcccgaagaacgatgactgatgagttgttggtgggtacgctgcttgaagaacgatgactgatcagcCTTGCCTTGTCGGAGGAAACTTTTCCAAACAAATTCCTACGCAACAAGCTAGCAGACAGGCTATGCCTTGTCAGTCATCCAGTACAAAGCAGTGCACAAGAACTGTTAAGGACGAAGCTAAGGGAGTTGTTAGTCGTGAtcaaagtagaggccaagatcaaagaaggcagatcgcgctaagcctaagctggttaacagttagtcgtgtgcaaagAGAAAGACAAAGCTTAAGAAAATGCAGAGAGAAAGATATGCGTCTGAAACTAGTATATATTAAGCGACAAAGTTTATACAAGTTCAAGTACAACAAATTGTGCAGAAGtgtaaaattacaaagaaaaaggagagaaagagctcaaggaggagggatgagttttccatctaccactttgTGATAAATGTTGAACTGGGAGAGGTCCAGATCCGGGAGAATGCATTTGATCTGCTCGAACCCATCAGCAAGGGCTTCAGCGCCCACGCCCATAAGGTCAGCATTCTCCACTTCGAGCTTTTGCTtggaggcctccgcagcattcttctcggtggtaagggaagcaatggaagaaGCAGCTTCTTCCTCAGACAGCTTGCTCACCACCTCCTCGAGCTTCTTCTCCCCAGTAACGGCCGTTTCTCTGGCAGACTCGAGATCCCCCGCCagttgtgagttcagttggcgtagggaggaagtctcggcctCCAGGTGGGTCACCTTGCCCCGCAACTCCACCACCTCGTAGTCCAAGACATTGAtggcttgccccatcaagatctcagtcttaatggtctcttggacctgcgctaggtactctccCCTGGCTTTTTCCACCATACCCCTCATCAGCTCTACGGATccttgggcagcctcaaagtcactttgcagtgactccttgtcatgctcaagctgggtggaaaactccagggAAAGCATTATCTGCTtcgccaggtgcatgtccacctcctcCCTATTCCACTCGACAAGCTCCCGGCTGCGAATGAGTTGTCGGACCAAGGCAATAACTCGGCTGAAGTTCTCATTGCTTGCTCCAGAGCCGCTTGGTCGAGAGCTGGCCCCGCCGCCTTCAGCGGTAGTGGCGGAGGTTGGCGGTGGTGGTGGCGTCACGAGAGGTCCCGGGAGATCCCCCGAGCGAGCAGAATCGCCCCCAGCAGGTG
This region includes:
- the LOC137838541 gene encoding uncharacterized protein, with translation MSGKERRKALLELARLKGAKGTGSSSSTTEPIAAPPLSVTPAEGPEPGRKRRKLTKAFPSSAAAAPAPSTEEESSGSPLVHRKRKLPAVGGASSLQLGEIEVVQIEEGSPSPPSIQPAPVPTCFPSPQQLPSPAPRSPSPSPAGQPPGQSTPPAGGDSARSGDLPGPLVTPPPPPTSATTAEGGGASSRPSGSGASNENFSRVIALVRQLIRSRELVEWNREEVDMHLAKQIMLSLEFSTQLEHDKESLQSDFEAAQGSVELMRGMVEKARGEYLAQVQETIKTEILMGQAINVLDYEVVELRGKVTHLEAETSSLRQLNSQLAGDLESARETAVTGEKKLEEVVSKLSEEEAASSIASLTTEKNAAEASKQKLEVENADLMGVGAEALADGFEQIKCILPDLDLSQFNIYHKVVDGKLIPPP